The Centroberyx gerrardi isolate f3 chromosome 8, fCenGer3.hap1.cur.20231027, whole genome shotgun sequence genomic sequence CAGGCTGAAGAGAATAGTGACCATCGATGCTGACCAGCTGGTGTCTGTATGTTAGGAACAACAGGACCCAGAAAATGAGATATGGGTTTACCTCCATCTTGATCAGCATTTGTCCCATTAGGTGAGGTTGGACTgtgttaaataataataataataataataatactatattACATTTCTACAGCGCTTTTCTCAgtactcaaagacgctttacAAGCACAGGATAAAACAATTTTATTAGgggaaatataaaaatgtgagcCGTGAAacgagagggaggaaagagggagagggaggggtagaAGGGTAGAGGTCAAAAGCAAGAGTGAAAAGGTGGGTTTTGAGGGCTTTTTTGAAGGATGACAAAGTGTTGGCCTTTCGGATGTGGCTGGGGAGGGCGTTCCAGAGGGAGGGGGCGGCTGCAGCAAAGGCCCTGTCGCCCCAGGTCTGGTGCTTTGTCCTGATGGTTTGGAGTAAGTTTGCGTCTGCGGACCTGAGGCGACGGGTAGGGGTGTGGTGGAGGAGGTCAGAGAGGTAGGGGGAGGGCCAGGTTGTTGATGGCTTTGAAGGTGGTGAGTAGTATTTTGAAATGCATCCTGTATTTGATCAGGAGCCAGTGGAGGTCATGGAGGATAGGGGTGATGTGGTCAGTGCGGTGGGTGGAGGTGAGCATGCGGGCAGCAGAGTTTTGAACGTATTGGAGTTTATTGAGGATATTGTTTGATGAACCATATAAGATGCTGTTGCAGTAATCAAGCCTGGATGTTATGAATGCATGCATCATCCAGTCCAGGACCACCAGCAGCTTCTCTAAAAGCGTAAAATGACATCCCAGAATGAGTTTCTTgtctacagacacacatactgtggCTATGCTGCTTATTCAATGTTCACAAACCTCTCTCCGTTTTCCCCAGCAGTTCTCACATCTCTTAGGGCTACAGTCTCAGCAGGTTCACTGAAAGAAGTTCATATTTAACATGAAGAAGTGTTGGTAATGTGATCTCACATAGTTTAATCTATCAGTGATGGAACTTAGTGAataattatgtattttacttACTCTGTTGGCTCTCTACTCTGCCTCTTGTTTCGCCTGTAATGAAAGTgggaaacattttaattttaatcgAATTATATAACATGGGCACATGTCTGTGGCAAACCTTTGTCAACTGCACCTTTTCAGACAGAAGTGTGTAATCCAACCTAGAAGCACTACTAGGCCTACTCCGCCTGTGGAACCAAGAGATGGATATTTCAGATAACTGTATAAATACACGATGCACGCACCACATCATAAAATTTAAATCTCACCTTTATTATCTTTAGTTTGGATAGTGTTTGAAAGACAAGCGTTGCAGCCGTGAGCGAAAGGTGAAGCATTCCCAAGacacagaagaggacagagcAGAAGCAAgtatataacataacatatatataacatatataacatatatcaTAGAGTACATGGATTTTAAAGATGTGCCACTGACTGACAACAGTCGCTAACCCAAAAGCAGAAGAAATGCGCCATAAGCAGAAAAAGTAACAGATTTAATGGTGTTAAACACTCACCAAAAACACTGAGAATGACTACCACTGAATCTTTACCATTGTTGGATGTTGGTGATGGTGTTATACAGGCTGCAGGCAAAAGGCAAAACCCCAGTCAATGATCAGTCAAAACAATGAcctgtgtgatgtgatgtgtatCTAGAGGAAAAGCTCACCGTCGAGAGTAGCAGAAGTGGTGTTGCTGTCTAGTTaacaaaacaagagaagagTTACGAAGTGATATTAAATAGAAAGAACACACATTGTAGGTTAATTAAGGCATCTACTTGTAAAAGTGAATACCTGGATATTTCTCAATATGGCCGCTGTCCCCTTCAAACTCACAATCACCAGTTGCATTCAGGACCACAAACACCCGACCACCACACTTGCAGACCTTCATGGGCTCTAGAATGCTTTTGCAGTCTGGAATGTGAATTTTGTTGAGTATCGGTTCATCGCTGCAGTATACTTGAGTCACATTAGCAGCACATCCTGGACTCATGCAGGCGAAGACCTTGGGCGCAGGGCTATTTCCACCTACAACATGATGCATCTATCAATAAGCCACATAAATAACAGGCAAAACCTTTTTTCAATACATTATTCAGACTGGTGTAAACATGAGATTAAGACTTACTTGGGCTTGCTCTGACTGGAGATTGGTTTATTGCACACATcagaagaaagatgaaaaattgTGCTGTCAAGACAAAAGTAAACTAAATTAGAAGCTCTGATGGTTGACATGGGCACATTTTAAAACTGGTATAAGGTCAAAAACCTACTTCCGTTTATGTTAGAGATCAGTGTTGAGAAGACTTTCTGGATCTTCCCAAAGCATCTTGTGCTTCCCTCGGCCTTCTGCTGTCGCTGACGTCTATGCTTCCTTCCATGTTTCCTGTTGGGAGACACTTTCAGTCTTCTCTCTGCATCTTGATTATCCTCACTGTCTTGCTTTTTATTCTCTACCTTGTTACCCTCCTCTCTTTATCTGCTCAATCCTTCAAGCACCAATccattcttctcttttctttctacTTCTGCTTGACCTTGATCAACTTGAGTCTTCACACCacccccttccttctctccagtTCTTGCCCCAGACAGCTCTTCCCTCTTCAATACTTCCAGTGCTCTCCGTAACAGTATCTTTTCTCACTTTGATTTTACACCCCATCCATACTCCATCTCCATCTGACTTGGAAGCTTTATGAGCAACCATCTCAACAGCTTTCTCAGAAGCCAATTCATCAACTTTCTTAGCAGTCATCATCCTAGTTACTTTCTTTTCTGACTTTTCAGTAACACCAACAGCCTTTCCCTCCTCCACACTAACAATGCCACGCCCCACCTTCATTACAGAACTGTAactatctctttctcccccctgtACCCTACCACACCTCTGACTCTCATTTGTATTTCTCATTTGAGGACAACCGTTAGCTTATCACCAAAACAACAGGATCGCTGCCTCTGTTTGCCAGGCGTGTTTCCTGTACAAATCTGTGAAAGGGAAATTTGCTTTAATGACTCTTGAATGCCACCAAAACTGAAACCTGTTCAAATGACAAAAGCTGGGTTGTAAAGGTGCTGCACTTCTGTCAGTCTTTCTTCTGAGGGAAGAGGGACATTTAGTGCCACTGTAATCTAAGCATTATATGGCTGTTGAATTCACcacactttaaaaatgtatattatttaATGATAggacaaaataattaaaatacataTATGTTGCACTAGTTGTCCAAAAATGCAATACATATGACAGATGCTGCCTCCAAAACTAAATCAAAACTTAAATACGGTTCCATCCCTGGAAGGGAACTCAGCCTTTCATATGTTGGATAGCACATCAGCCTCTGATAAAGGTTTACATCCACTAACTTTTAACTCAAGACACAAACTTACCCCATTTCCTGCTGCTCTGAGCTGAAGGTTTCTTTCTCCCAGTATCCCATTGGACTGTGGTAACAGCGCTCAATATGGATATTCCACCTATAGAAAGAAACAGATGAGGTTCAAGAGGAAGAACCGAACGACTACCGACCTGTGGCCCTCACATTGGTCTTGGTAAAGTGCCTGGAGAGACTAGTGCTACCCCGCCTCCTCTCACAAGTAAGCCCCACCCTCGATCCACTGCGGTTTGCCTGCAGGCAAAACCGCTCAGTGGAGGACACGGTGATGACTGTATTACATACCACCTACAGTCACTTTGAAAAGCCGTGCGCATATaccaggatcctgtttgtggattTCTCCTTGGCCTTTAACTGCATGCAACCCCACATCCTCTGCGCCAAACTGCAAGAGCTCCAGGTGGATCCCCACATGTAGTCCATGGGCCAGACCAGATATCGGTACCATCTGAGTGGGCAAAACCTTACCTATACTAAATTGTTTATAGGGTCAATATAAGTAAATTAATATATGATAGCCTTTCCACAGGAGCagcttttcatatttattggacattttgtttttttcccctattaGCGCCTGTAggagattttgttgttgttgttgttttttttcacctttatttattcaggggagtttcactgagagcaatgctctctttttcaggaacgcactgatcacattcacacacattcacacctggaagctgatcagtacaaccacagtctaatctgctggccactgagcagctccattggagcggttggggttaagggccttgctcaagggcacctcagtggtggtaatgagggaggggcaagcgctgcttttcactttccccacccagatttatcctgccagTCCGGGGGactgaaccgacgaccttccggtcacaagctcgcttctctaacctttaggccaccactgcctgttgctattcttgttttctttccccccaatataaattatttctaaataaattatgtaattgaaaatatacagtatatttaatagAAGCCGACTCCACTTTTGAAATAattaacacataaacacaacactttttGAAGGTTTTGTTTATGTCCAGGTTTCCCAGATTCCATCTCTGTAGCATCTCTGTAGCACGTGAGTTGCGTGTTCAGTGAGTGAGTCTAGTGGCTGGTGACTGGTGACTGCTAGGACCATAGGCTAGTCTGTGACAGATGCCTTGCCCTTGTAAGTAATTTTGTTCAAAGTACTTCAAACAAAGATAAAGTCTACCCATCAACAgaataaaaggtttaaaaacgTAACCAGACTGTTTACCGCCTCAAGTGAATTAACTTATCCCCAGCCAGATCCATATTTagaggtaacgttagctagtttagctagctagctaattttcTTTAGCAattttctttccctccactTTACGCTACAGTGGCTACACTCAGGTCCTCAACTATAGAATATACAGCGTCGGGACCTGAGCTCTGCTCCCAAAATTTCTTCAGCGATCAAGcagtcaagaagaagaagaagatgaagaagtcaTCTCACCGCGCCAGAGGAGCTGTCTGCTTGTGTACCGCCTGCTGGATCGGCTACATCCTGCCGTCGGACCTCCACCCCCGCTGCGAGGCTTGCCTGGGTGCCTTTCACGCCGGGTTAGCGTTGACTCCGCAGGCCTCCTGCCAATTCACGGCGCTCCAGGTGGAGGGAAGCGGCGATGGTAGCTGGGCTGACCGCGGCGCCGTCTCTCCGGACGATGAGCTGGACAAGATCCTCTGCGGCAATGACTTCCCGAATATTCCGGAGGAAATCCTCGATGGCGGGCACGAGTCAGCCGGCTCGGCTCCCTCCATCTCGGGCTCTCCTCCCGATTCTCCTGTCTCCCCGTCGGGAGACCTGGAGCCTGATCTTGAGGGCGGGGCCCTGCAATTGCGGCTTTCCCCTTCCCCACCGCGGCAAGGAGCTCCGCTACTGCAGTCCTCTCCTTCTCCGCTCCAATCTGCCAGCCACATGCCGGCCGCCAAAGGACTTCTCCTGGACTTGCTGGACATCATTAAGCAGGCGGCGGATTTGAGGGGCATAGCGATGCCGGCAGAGCAACCGGCACCTGCTCACAGCCTCTTAGGCGGGGATGTGTACGTCGAGGAGCCGCCGGTCAAAAGTCCCCCGCTTTGGCTCTCCTTTATGCATTTCCCCCAGTTCCCCTGATTTCTCGCCTCTTAGCGCACGTTCAGGAGGAGAACCTAGCGGGTATTCTGGTGGCACCAGAACGCACGAGCGCGTCTTGGTTCCCGACCATGGTGCAGCTGCTGGCGGGGAAACCGTGGCAGCTCCCATGGCACAGAGACGCACTGTCACAGCTGGACGGTGCGATCCTCCACCTCCCGGTAATAGGCCAACAACTGTGGGCCTGGCCGCTGAACCGGAGCGCTTGGAAAGGTTAGGTCTGCCCCCTGCGGTGGTGCGCACTATCCAAGGTGCGAGAGCCCCTTCTACTACAGCGTGTTACGTGGGTAGATGGTCTGCTTTTCAGCGctggtgtgtggagagaggctcTGATCCCACGTTGTGTCCTCTGCCTCTCGTGTTAACCTACCTTCAGACGTTGGTAGATAACGATTTGGCTCCATCTACAATCAAAGCGTATGCTGCAGCCATTTCATCCTGCTACGAGGgctatggagagagatcagTTTTCGCGCATCCCTTGGTGAAGCGCTTTTTAAAGGGAGTCAGATGACAGAACGTCGTACGCTCTCTAGCTCCGCAGTGGGATTTACCTCTGGTGTTGCGCGCTCTGGGGGGTCCCCCTTTCGAGCCGATAGCCCAAATCTCTCTTAAGATGCTATCCCTGAAAACAGCACTCCTCCTAGCCCTGACGTCGgctaagagagtgagtgacttaTGCGCGCTGTCGGTCTCGCCGTCCTGCCTTTCTATTAGAGAGGACGGGAGCGCAGCAACTTTACAGCCAAATCCATCATTCACACCTAAAGTCCTAACAAACTCCTTTCGGTCGAGAATTATTTCCCTCGAGGGGTTCTTCCCCCCGCCTCACAGAAATGAGGCAGAGGAAGCGTCTCACCATCTCTGCCCAGTGCGcgctttgtctcagtatgttttgCGCACAGCAAACATctgacagacacagcagctgtttgttcaTTACAGAGGGCATTCACAAGGCTCGGCTCTGTCAAAACAGCGTCTGTCGCACTGGCTGTGTGATGCCATCACACAAGCCTACAGTGTGGCGGGAGCCAAGCCGCCGCAGGGCGTCCGGGCGCACTCCACGAGAGCCTTGTCATCATCTACAGCCCTTCTCAGAGGGATGGCAGTGGCAGACATCTGCGCAGTGGCATCTTGGGCTTCTCCATGCCTTTTCATCCGTTTCTATCTGCGCGATGTGTCTGAGTCCTCCCTGACTCATTCAGTCTTAAACGTGCTAGACCGCAGATGACGCGTTGTCAGATCTGGCGTTTTTACGCACATGCCAAACGGTGCGCCCCCAATCTAATTATCACAGATTAGTGGGCTGCATGAGGGATCATTACGATACGTAATCAACGTCTCACATTCTGCAACGGCAGTGTTGTGTGGAGCAAGTGTTCTATCACTCGCCTTTTTTCCACACAAGGTTGACATGAGGTCAATCATGGGACAGCCGGTGTTTTCCTGCCTTATTACGTTTCGCATTATAGGGTTGTGAACTGGTGTATGTTATCTGCTTGAGGTCCTTGGTGTCTCAGTGGGCATTGACTACATCAGCTTCGCCCTTAACCCAATAGCGACAGCTCTTAGAGGGCAAAGCCTATACGAAATAGAACGTTAGTTATGTTACCATAACTCCAGATTCTATGAGTATAGGCGTAGCCCTCTAAGACTTAGGTCCCCTGCTCCACCGACATTGGCCGAAGAAATTACTGGCTTTTGGGAGCAGAGCTCAGGTCCCAACGCTGTATATTCTATAGCTGAAAACCTGAGTGTAGCCACTGTAGCGTAAAGGGTTAACCCTTTacgctaaccctaaccctagtcgtaacacattttgaatgcagCTGTTCATATACACATTAACACAAATAAAACTCTTTTTGACTGAGACGTGCCAATTTAGTAGACACTATGTAGTATAGTATATCTAGACATGTCTGTTGAAGATGTTTCTACATGTAATACTAACAGTCAGTAGTCCAGACACACCCCAGGGAGGATATAATGAAAGGAAGATGATTTCCAGGGAAGGCACTTTCTCGGTTTTGAACGACAGCAGTCCATACTTTAAGAGGGGATAACCACTAATAAGCTGCCAGTCTGCAAGGTCTATCATATCAAAACATAATCTAGGGATGTATAGGAATTAAAAAATCACAACTAGAATTTGCCCACCCAGATGGTACCAGTACATTAAATTTTGGGCCTGAGCCCATGGACTAATGAGCATATGCGACCATTTTTTGAGAGTGTGCGAGTTAAAATTTCACGTGGTCGCATTCATGCGAGTGCATGATGATCATTAGCCTGTTTTGGTGCCCCTCCGGCATGGGTACTGCGTTAGCCATTGTGGTTGAAAGTagtactttttcttcttcactggctcAGTCGGTCTCTCCCTACCTGCACTCTccctgcgttcacacatagcgttttttgatgtggaaaaagcgctgcctggagagctttttgtgaggagaaataaaaagcggatcacggcaacatcacctgacgttagctgagcagctgctagctcactaaccagctggttagcacttctagcagacagaacagtgttgtgcaacaagcaaaggcttaccagatatgtccaatacatgtccagtataatccatactgcctttaagatcgctgttgcggtaatggaaattcacttattacaacgtccaatttccaccggcactttcactttctccatatttgttgttgctatgggaaaagttgaacatttctcaacttttgaaagcgctccagTCAACGAAGAGAAGAAAGACATGGATgacagtgaaagaaaaagactgacttggaagataaagataaatattCACACGCTGACAGCAGATGAACTCTTTCAAGTCGTTGAGTGCATCACACCGGTACCGAATCTTGATTCTTCTAGTGTAACTAAGGGTGATGAGGAGAGTTGTTTTGATTACATATGTACTTATTTACATTGTGAAGCACTGCTTGATTTAGAGGACCAGGGACTTTCTCAgttactgtattattattaatgagcTTGCTGCTAGTTGTGTAGCCACTGAAGTGAGTCACCCTATTGTCTCAGAGAGTGAGGTTAATACATTTCCATCTGCTCCTTCACATACCTTCCCAGTAACTCAACCGGAAATGGTAGAACACACTAGTGATGACGCATCTCATGCTGATTGGGCTGGACAACAGACACTTAAGTACCAAAAGCTAGTTGCTAACTATGAGGCATTGGGTAAGAAGCTAGTCGAGTTTACAATggcaccacctccaccacctacACATACCGCAATGACAGCTCAACCACCTAATGCCACAGAACCAGACAGAGTACATAGCCTCAAACGAAAAGGCTCCACACCCATGATGGCTGATAATGTTGTCTCCATAAGAGACCTATCATTTCTGCAGCGGCGAGAATTCAAAATCCATGGGGGTCAGGTAGGGGACAGTACATCAGACATCGGTTATAACAGCTTGTGTAAGCAGATTGATGAGGGTGTCAAAGCCAACCATACAGAGAGTGAGATAATCCAAGGCGTGCTCTGCATCACTAAACCAGGACAGTTTAAGGACATGCTCATTAATAAAGATGACCTAACCGTCGCCGAGCTCAAAAGCTTCATGTGTTCGCATTTGGGTGAAAAGAGCGGCAGCGAGTTATTTCAGGAGCTGATGAGCACCAAGCAGCATGAACATAAGAGCCCCCAACAGTTCCTATACCGGATGATAGGACTGAAACAGAAAGTTATGTTTGCATCAAGACAAGGTAGCACAGATATTGAGTATGAGCCCCACACAGTCCAAAATGTGTTCTTGCGAACAATTCATCAGGGCTTCCTCCCCAAGTATAACGATATCCGTAATGAACTCAAGCCACTCTTGTCTGACTGTACTGTGTCGGATGAAATGCTATTGATGCAGGTGAACAAAATATCCAgtgaagagaatgaaaaacagcgAAGACTAGGCCACTGCTCTCGTCAAAAGATAACACATGCTCACAGTGCTCAACTCGAGTCTGATAGGGAGGCTGACAAGCACACGGACTTAAAAGCAAAGAGTAAACATAAAATCATAGAGGAACTGAGCGCCAAGGTTGATGCCCTGACCAAAGTGGTTGAGTCTTTTAAAGCAACCAAACCTCCAGAACACACATGCCAATGCGTCCTAACCAAGCTTGTCCCCAAACAAACAGCAAGACAATATGGCTGTCCTAGGTGTGTTGAAAGGGGTGTGAGCATGTGTAACCACTGTTCTCACAGAACCGTCTTGGAGAGCATCGAGCCCATCGCCAAAATAGTACAGACAGATCAGCTGAACCCGGAGGAGCCATCAGTTAGTGTGGAGGTCAACAGCGCAGAACCCTGTGATCCGAATGTGAGCCACTTAAATGAGGAGCAACAGAAAGTTGTGAAGAAAATGCTGCGGGAGGTTTTTTTGCCCGGAACGATGACGATATGGGGTGTGTACCTACCTTGCAAATGTCCATCACTCTCAAGGACAAAACTCCTGTCCAGAGGTCATACACCTCCATTCCAAAACCCCTCTACAAGGAGGTAAAGGAATACATCGAGGACCTTCTAGCGAAAGGATGGATTGTGAAGTCTAAATCACCTTACTCTGCACCAGTCGTATGTGTGCGTAAGAAGGATGGCACACTAAGACTCTGTATCGATTATAGATTGCTGAACCAGCGAACTGTACCCGATAGACACCCCCTCCCGAGAATCCAGGACCTCACCGATACTCTAGGTGGGAACAGTTGGTTTTCAATTCTGGATCAAGGGAAGGCATACCATCAGGGGTTCATGGTTGAGGGATCACATCACCTGACCGCATTCGTTACCCCCTGGGGTCTCTACGAATGGGTGCGGATACCCTTTGGATTGACCAACGCACCAGCTGCATTCCAACAAAGCATGGAAGAAATGCTCACTTCCCTTCGAGACGAGTGTTGCATTCCATATTTGGATGACATCCTGTGCTATGCCCGGACCTTTGAAGATCATGTGGAAGGGCTGAGAAAAGTCCTGAGAGCGCTGCAATGTCATAGAGTCAAGCTCAGACCCACCAAATGTGAAttttttaagcaggaggtgagATATGTTGGTCGATTGGTCTCGGCTGATGGCGTACGCATTGATCCCAAAGACCTGGAGGCTGTGTATGCCCTGAGGAACAAAACGCCAGCCACTGTTGGAGATGTTCGGAGGATAGCTGGGTTTCTGAGCTATTATCGCTCATATGTCCAGGATTTCTCCAGAATTGCAAAACCCATCTACGAGCTCCTGCAACTGAAGACAAAACCTGGCGAGCAGTCACAGAGGAAACgtaagggagagaaaggaaagggtgCACAGTTATCATCCAGAACACCAGTAGAATGGAC encodes the following:
- the LOC144539642 gene encoding uncharacterized protein LOC144539642, which produces MKVCKCGGRVFVVLNATGDCEFEGDSGHIEKYPDSNTTSATLDACITPSPTSNNGKDSVVVILSVFGGVGLVVLLGWITHFCLKRRNKRQSREPTDEPAETVALRDVRTAGENGEREAAGGPGLDDACIHNIQA